A single genomic interval of Rhizophagus irregularis chromosome 15, complete sequence harbors:
- a CDS encoding nucleotidyltransferase encodes MGRLCVICDKERAIIKRPKTGQKLCKECFYYVFETEIHNAIIDNKLFKKGDRIAIAASGGKDSTVLAHVMKLLNERYQYGLELFLLSVDEGITGYRDDSLETVKRNQQQYELPLKIISYSELYGWSMDQIVKEVGLKNNCTFCGVFRRQALDRGAVILNVDHIVTGHNADDIAETVLMNILRGDIARLQRCTEICTTGDGCIRRSKPFKYTYEKEIVMYAYFKKLDYFSTECIYSPNSYRGHARTFLKDLESVRPSAIIDIIHSGEAFEIKKEVKLPTQGVCKRCGYMSSNELCKACVLLEGLNRGLPKLGIGKTHRMRKIHGDMPQDTAIIPHFNKIKINDDENNNIIIDDSNNLKEKLAEK; translated from the exons ATGGGTCGACTTTGTGTTATTTGTGACAAAGAACGGGCAATAATAAAAAGACCAAAAACAGGTCAAAAACTTTGTaaagaatgtttttattatgtatttgaAACGGAAATTCATAACGCGATTATagacaataaattatttaagaaaggTGATAGGATCGCTATTGCTGCATCTGGAGGAAAAG ATTCAACGGTATTAGCTCATGTTATGAAACTTTTAAATGAGAGATATCAATATGGATTagaactttttcttttatctgTTGATGAAGGAATAACAGGTTACAGAGATGATTCGTTAGAg actGTAAAGAGAAATCAACAACAATATGAATTACCCCTCAAGATCATTTCATATAGTGAATTATATGGATGGAGTATGGATCAAATTGTAAAAGAAGttggattaaaaaataact GTACTTTTTGTGGTGTATTCAGACGTCAAGCATTAGATAGAGGAGCTGTGATACTTAATGTTGACCATATAGTAACAGGGCACAATGCGGATGATATTGCCGAAACAGTTTTAATGAATA tCTTGAGAGGCGATATAGCAAGACTTCAAAGATGTACAGAGATATGTACGACTGGTGATGGATGTATACGAAGATCAAAACCGTTCAAATACACTTACGAGAAAGAAATCGTCAT gtaTGCATATTTTAAGAAGCTTGATTATTTTTCGACGGAATGCATATATTCACCTAATTCATATAGAGGTCATGCTAGAACGTTTCTAAAGGATTTAGAATCTGTTCGACCCAGTGCTATTAttg atataatacATTCAGGTGAAGCATTTGAAATCAAGAAAGAAGTAAAATTACCTACACAAGGAGTATGTAAGAGATGTGGATATATGTCAAGTAATGAACTATGTAAAGCGTGTGTATTATTAGAAGGATTAAATAGAGGTTTACCAAA gcTTGGTATTGGAAAAACTCACAGaatg AGAAAAATTCATGGAGATATGCCACAAGATACAGCCATAATAcctcattttaataaaattaaaattaatgatgatgaaaataataatataattattgacgattcaaataatttaaaagaaaaacttgctgaaaagtaa